From one Propionispora hippei DSM 15287 genomic stretch:
- the nifU gene encoding Fe-S cluster assembly scaffold protein NifU, producing the protein MYTDKVMDHFTNPRNVGEIKNASGIGEVGNAKCGDIMRIYLDVEDDIIKDVKFKTFGCGAAIATSSMVTELVKGKTLDEALKISNEAVAEALDGLPPAKMHCSNLAADALHEAIKDYMQKKGK; encoded by the coding sequence ATGTATACGGATAAAGTAATGGATCATTTTACAAATCCCCGCAATGTTGGTGAAATAAAAAACGCCAGTGGAATTGGTGAGGTTGGCAATGCTAAATGCGGTGATATTATGAGGATATATCTTGATGTTGAGGACGATATCATTAAAGACGTTAAATTTAAGACCTTCGGCTGTGGTGCAGCAATCGCGACTAGCAGCATGGTGACTGAATTGGTTAAGGGAAAAACCTTAGATGAAGCGTTGAAGATTTCTAATGAAGCGGTAGCGGAAGCGTTAGACGGGCTACCACCTGCAAAAATGCACTGTTCTAATTTAGCTGCCGATGCTTTACATGAAGCAATTAAAGACTATATGCAGAAAAAAGGAAAGTGA
- the nifS gene encoding cysteine desulfurase NifS: protein MKRVYFDHSATTPVDSEVAKLILEYMTDKFGNPSSIHSFGREVRKSVEEARDKVAALIGAQAKEIFFTSGGTEADNWALKGIAAANRKKGNHIITSSIEHHAILHTCEYLEKQGFSVTYLPVDENARVNVEDVKKAITDQTILISVMFANNEVGTIQPIKEIGKIAKEKGIYFHTDAVQAVGHYPIDVNEYNIDLLTLAGHKFYGPKGVGALYIRRGVKITSFQQGGAQERTMRAGTENVPGIVGLGKAAEIAKLNMEKEIAHVRTLKNKLIKGITEKIPDIKLNGHPELRMPGNVNFSFLYVEGESLLLNLDLKGIAASSGSACTSGSLDPSHVLLSMGLTHEVAHGSLRLSLGRGNTEEEIDYCLEVLPEIVARLRSMSPLGAGSSTIESNPCSSCGGH, encoded by the coding sequence GTGAAAAGAGTTTACTTTGATCATTCGGCAACCACACCAGTGGATAGTGAGGTAGCTAAGCTGATCTTGGAATATATGACGGATAAATTTGGCAATCCTTCCAGCATACATTCCTTTGGAAGGGAAGTTCGCAAATCAGTCGAAGAAGCAAGAGATAAAGTGGCTGCGTTGATTGGGGCGCAGGCAAAAGAAATATTTTTTACCAGTGGTGGCACTGAGGCAGACAACTGGGCTTTAAAAGGGATTGCTGCTGCTAATCGTAAAAAAGGGAACCATATTATTACTTCTTCCATCGAACATCATGCTATTTTACATACCTGTGAATACCTTGAAAAGCAGGGCTTTAGCGTTACCTATTTACCGGTGGACGAAAATGCCCGGGTTAATGTGGAGGATGTAAAAAAGGCGATAACCGATCAAACGATTCTAATTAGTGTTATGTTTGCTAATAATGAAGTGGGCACTATTCAGCCAATAAAAGAGATTGGCAAAATTGCCAAAGAGAAAGGCATCTATTTCCACACCGATGCTGTACAAGCAGTAGGCCATTATCCGATTGATGTAAATGAATACAATATTGATTTGCTTACTCTGGCTGGGCATAAATTCTACGGACCCAAAGGAGTGGGGGCGCTTTATATTCGTCGCGGCGTAAAAATAACTTCTTTTCAACAGGGTGGTGCGCAAGAACGTACCATGCGAGCTGGCACGGAAAATGTGCCTGGAATAGTTGGGTTGGGCAAAGCGGCTGAGATTGCCAAACTGAATATGGAGAAAGAAATTGCCCATGTCAGAACTTTAAAAAATAAATTAATCAAAGGTATTACAGAAAAAATACCCGACATAAAGTTGAATGGGCATCCGGAACTTCGCATGCCGGGCAATGTGAATTTTAGCTTTCTCTATGTTGAAGGTGAATCACTGCTTTTAAATCTGGATCTTAAAGGTATCGCTGCTTCCAGTGGTTCTGCCTGCACATCCGGATCACTGGATCCGTCTCACGTCTTATTATCTATGGGACTAACCCATGAAGTGGCTCATGGCTCTTTGCGCTTATCACTTGGTCGGGGAAATACGGAGGAGGAAATAGATTACTGTCTGGAAGTGCTGCCAGAGATTGTTGCCCGGCTACGGAGCATGTCTCCCTTGGGAGCCGGCAGTTCAACAATTGAATCCAATCCTTGCAGCTCCTGTGGCGGGCATTAA